GTTCAGACTTCCCAGGCAATGACGTCACGATGAGGGCGTGCAGATGTATCGATTCCTCTTAGCCCTGGAGGGATCACAGAGCTTTCACAGCGCTGCAATACTGCAATAGATGTATACATCTTCTTTGATGTTCAAACCAAAGCCAAATTAATGCATCTCCGAGAAGCTGATTATGCAACAGCTTCTACTTTCATGGTAGCCGGTGAAAAGCCGAGGTCCAAGGAGCAGTTTTCCTAAAATGGAGTGTCTCCGATCTGTCCAGAGACATTTTTATAGAACTCcgcttcctcttctctcttgaCAACACAGCTTCACCCTTCAGAATTCCCCAATTCCCGTTAAAATGTCCAACAAACAAATCATCTACACCACCCCTCCGGCCCCAGCCATTGACCCCTCTCTCAGCAGTGGCACCTTCCGCCTAAACACCCTCCCTATCCCCAGAGATGTCCCCACCGACAAGCTCCTCGTGCGGGTTCACTACCTCTCCCTCGACCCAGCCATGCGCCAATGGCTCACCGCCAAACGCTCCTACATCGCTCCCGTCGAACAAGGCGCCGTGATGCGCGGCCAGAGCATCGCCCAAGTCCTCGCCGTAGGCACCGATCTGGCATCCAAGTACAGCAAGGGCGAATGGGTCGTCGCTAGTTCCGGCTGGCAGGAGTACGCAGTGGTCGGCACGAAAGAAGTAACAAAAATAACCGTGCCGGCCGGCGGACGGCCCACGGACGCAATGTCCGTGCTCGGCCTCACCGGGCTGACGGCCTACTTTGGTATGGTGGAGATCGCGCAGGTGAAGAAGGGTGACACGGTTGTTGTTTCTGGTGCTGCGGGCGCGACGGGCATGGTGGCTGGCCAGATTGCGCGCATCAAGGGCGCTCAACGTGTGGTGGGGTTGGCGGGCAGTAAGGAGAAGTGTGATTT
Above is a genomic segment from Penicillium digitatum chromosome 3, complete sequence containing:
- a CDS encoding Alcohol dehydrogenase, zinc-containing; translation: MSNKQIIYTTPPAPAIDPSLSSGTFRLNTLPIPRDVPTDKLLVRVHYLSLDPAMRQWLTAKRSYIAPVEQGAVMRGQSIAQVLAVGTDLASKYSKGEWVVASSGWQEYAVVGTKEVTKITVPAGGRPTDAMSVLGLTGLTAYFGMVEIAQVKKGDTVVVSGAAGATGMVAGQIARIKGAQRVVGLAGSKEKCDFLINELGFDAAVNYKDPDWRTQLKLATPEFIDVFFDNTGGDILDACLARAAQGSRFAICGAISQYNAAKPQGPASFMSVISQRITLKGFIVFDFAKQYPAALKELGSWLAEGKLKRKEHIVPGGLEAAPQGLIDLYAGANTGKMMVEVAPVSEALAPKAKL